Proteins from a genomic interval of Oncorhynchus keta strain PuntledgeMale-10-30-2019 unplaced genomic scaffold, Oket_V2 Un_contig_753_pilon_pilon, whole genome shotgun sequence:
- the LOC127926409 gene encoding OX-2 membrane glycoprotein-like, with the protein MCVSVLSRWLMLCLQLLVMVVFRTQGEVIAPSSMTAVAGLPFTLGCNVTIATGDTVKQVRWLNKHKQVLLAYEPGESVRTTSRQDDVELTSSHRNVSAITIKRVGPNDEGCYRCIFDIYPSGAQEGKTCLSIEVKVGNEGNKTAISGKLATMSCWYGLPDRVRQVLWRKTAEQGDTTTLASFAKRGQPSIEEPYRGRMTLNPSLGDTQLSIRPVKTEDEGCYTCEFHTYPEGTRSATACLFVYVLPNPEITHVTSSGVIEANCTAAARPAAQMVWNVEGDNRTLGPSVSSSYDQGDGTTLVTSTLLLQEALPHDQSVKCMVHHRGLDSPMSVNLNVGSALTTIISVSCVAALLLCCLCVCLCKCFLCRDD; encoded by the exons atgtgtgtatctgtcctgTCTCGGTGGCTAATGCTGTGTCTGCAGCTATTGGTGATGGTGGTTTTCAGGACACAAG GTGAGGTCATCGCCCCCTCCAGCATGACCGCTGTGGCGGGCCTCCCCTTCACGCTGGGCTGTAACGTCACCATAGCAACTGGCGACACGGTCAAGCAAGTCCGCTGGCTGAACAAACACAAGCAGGTTCTCCTGGCGTACGAGCCAGGCGAGTCAGTCAGAACCACCTCCCGCCAAGACGACGTGGAGCTAACTTCCTCGCACCGCAACGTCAGCGCCATCACCATCAAGAGGGTGGGGCCTAACGACGAGGGCTGCTACCGCTGCATCTTTGACATCTACCCCAGCGGAGCACAGGAGGGAAAGACCTGCCTCAGTATCGAAG TCAAAGTGGGCAATGAGGGTAATAAAACAGCCATCAGCGGGAAGCTGGCCACCATGTCCTGCTGGTACGGCCTCCCAGACAGGGTACGCCAGGTCCTGTGGAGAAAGACTGCAGAGCAGGGCGACACGACCACGTTGGCCTCCTTTGCCAAGCGAGGCCAACCCAGCATTGAGGAACCTTATCGGGGACGCATGACCCTGAACCCCTCCCTGGGAGACACCCAGCTCTCCATCAGGCCGGTGAAGACGGAGGACGAGGGCTGCTACACCTGCGAGTTCCACACTTACCCAGAAGGCACCAGGAGCGCCACGGCCTGCCTCTttgtatatg TGCTGCCCAACCCAGAGATCACCCACGTGACCTCCAGCGGGGTCATCGAGGCCAACTGCACGGCCGCAGCCCGTCCTGCAGCCCAGATGGTATGGAATGTGGAGGGGGACAACCGGACGCTGGGGCCGTCCGTGTCCTCGTCCTACGACCAGGGGGACGGCACCACCCTGGTCACCAGCACCCTCCTCCTCCAGGAGGCCCTGCCCCACGACCAATCCGTCAAATGCATGGTGCACCACCGAGGCCTGGACTCGCCCATGTCCGTCAACCTCAATG